Proteins from one Cryptomeria japonica chromosome 4, Sugi_1.0, whole genome shotgun sequence genomic window:
- the LOC131060438 gene encoding methyltransferase FGSG_00040 codes for MDLSPNELQERWKALQASQDFDKQGLVAWHTRNYQWVKCIESRSPTLIRTASISENQIPCVEQSLQQIPAKKLQIGHHHEGRVLFGTLCAEAHRMVAITTVLEDDCGNGIQIAIYNVPLSIWRTADVRKLYPKGARVAVKEPYFKRADDGLLTVCVDNPNNIGILGVPQEDALLLGLLQLRVEGNKCFRDSKLEDAVEFYSTCIDMILFVQNIWCSYTLGSSNIQQGVKETLLYSYSNRAEARLKLKDFPRAVEDCDKALDLDSEHLKSLCRKGRALHALGEFNLACECFERALQHSPTATDTESLYHNSKKFNDQNREGMFDLSTYFSNGCRPEDVPVVSNYIGSVVIKRSSTKSSVHGLGLFATENVDIGDILVVDNSIAFKCIESTEPRTLGTLSILKASVDEVREDILAKVVSSAESSPRVLQQLNYLAQNEIEVPSMDLFHINNNSWKNYGVCVRKEGFALDEDDVVKIMESVTCNIQHFAARDIKRFGLWVLPYFINHSCFPNSNCMVVGEAMFIIAGRKIAAGEEITVSYFSNLIPLKLRESICSLKGFHCDCKRCVLERSLPAALAGALDKLAQSIRCTVNESNCHPIQQMKSISKNAVHLEKALTALSPEEKQLMRASFHPIYSNILLFLDVDVALPSFRELVEACQNASPGNFMSFSLCAARGVKPQEAEEVCCAMIGKQEQRLVSSLFKWAGIGVFEPSLTDIRSRKVM; via the coding sequence ATGGATCTTTCCCCAAACGAGCTGCAAGAAAGATGGAAGGCCCTTCAAGCTTCACAAGATTTTGATAAACAAGGCCTTGTTGCATGGCACACAAGAAATTACCAGTGGGTCAAGTGTATAGAATCACGTTCGCCAACATTAATTCGGACAGCCTCCATTAGCGAGAATCAAATCCCCTGCGTGGAGCAAAGCCTGCAACAGATTCCCGCAAAGAAGCTTCAAATTGGCCACCATCATGAAGGCCGCGTTTTGTTTGGAACGTTGTGTGCGGAGGCGCACAGGATGGTTGCCATTACCACAGTTTTGGAAGATGACTGCGGAAATGGTATTCAAATCGCTATATATAACGTCCCACTTTCGATTTGGAGGACTGCAGATGTGCGCAAGCTTTATCCCAAAGGTGCTAGGGTTGCTGTGAAAGAGCCCTACTTTAAGCGAGCCGATGATGGTCTTCTCACGGTATGTGTTGATAACCCTAATAACATTGGCATTCTTGGTGTGCCTCAAGAGGATGCTTTACTTTTGGGCCTGCTTCAATTGCGGGTTGAAGGTAACAAATGTTTCAGAGATAGCAAGTTGGAAGACGCCGTGGAATTTTACTCCACTTGCATAGACATGATTCTTTTTGTGCAGAACATTTGGTGCAGTTATACTTTGGGCTCTTCAAATATTCAGCAGGGTGTAAAGGAGACACTTTTGTATTCCTATTCTAATCGTGCAGAGGCCAGATTGAAGCTCAAAGACTTTCCCAGGGCTGTGGAGGATTGTGATAAAGCATTAGATCTGGATTCTGAGCACCTCAAATCCCTGTGCCGCAAGGGGCGGGCTCTGCATGCACTTGGCGAGTTCAATTTAGCCTGTGAGTGCTTTGAGAGAGCTCTACAACACTCCCCAACAGCCACCGACACGGAATCTCTGTATCACAACTCCAAGAAATTCAACGACCAAAACAGAGAAGGTATGTTCGATCTTTCTACATATTTTTCGAATGGATGCAGGCCAGAAGATGTTCCTGTGGTGAGCAATTATATTGGTTCAGTTGTCATCAAGAGATCATCAACAAAGTCTTCAGTGCACGGGCTGGGGTTATTTGCTACAGAAAACGTAGATATTGGAGACATTCTGGTTGTGGACAATAGCATTGCATTCAAGTGCATAGAGTCCACAGAGCCAAGAACCCTAGGTACTCTCAGTATTCTCAAGGCTTCAGTGGATGAGGTTAGGGAGGATATACTGGCAAAGGTTGTTTCTTCTGCAGAGTCATCGCCCAGGGTATTGCAGCAGTTAAATTATCTTGCTCAGAACGAAATTGAAGTTCCCTCCATGGATCTGTTTCACATAAATAACAACAGCTGGAAAAATTATGGCGTCTGCGTGAGAAAAGAGGGTTTTGCATTGGACGAAGATGATGTTGTGAAGATAATGGAGAGCGTGACATGCAACATACAGCATTTTGCTGCACGAGACATCAAACGATTTGGATTGTGGGTGCTTCCATATTTTATTAACCATTCCTGCTTTCCTAACTCCAATTGCATGGTTGTGGGAGAGGCCATGTTTATAATAGCAGGAAGAAAAATCGCTGCCGGAGAAGAAATAACAGTCTCTTATTTTTCAAATCTTATACCACTCAAGCTGCGCGAGTCGATATGCAGTCTGAAGGGGTTTCACTGTGACTGTAAGCGGTGTGTCTTAGAGCGAAGCTTACCAGCCGCCCTAGCAGGGGCTCTTGACAAACTGGCGCAATCCATTCGATGCACTGTAAACGAGTCCAACTGTCACCCTATTCAGCAGATGAAGTCCATCTCTAAGAATGCTGTGCATTTGGAAAAGGCCTTGACCGCCCTGAGCCCTGAAGAAAAGCAACTGATGCGAGCTTCCTTTCATCCTATCTACTCtaatattcttctttttcttgatGTCGATGTAGCTCTGCCTTCTTTCCGAGAATTAGTTGAAGCTTGCCAAAATGCATCGCCAGGCAATTTCATGTCGTTTTCATTGTGTGCCGCAAGAGGTGTTAAGCCGCAAGAGGCAGAGGAAGTGTGTTGTGCAATGATAGGCAAACAGGAACAGCGCCTTGTTTCCTCTCTATTCAAGTGGGCTGGTATTGGGGTTTTTGAGCCCAGCTTGACTGACATCCGCTCCAGAAAAGTCATGTAA